One genomic segment of Brachyhypopomus gauderio isolate BG-103 unplaced genomic scaffold, BGAUD_0.2 sc133, whole genome shotgun sequence includes these proteins:
- the LOC143499432 gene encoding TLC domain-containing protein 1-like isoform X1, which translates to MEGTWLPLHRHPGFSVAAFSLAFRAVGHLLHALVPLPKVLECDPRRAWKWRNLCVSLAHSLLTGPWAATWWVRPRPLSCMRTSGGFSVGLWPEMLKDLYSHSTPVSYLLICTSSGYFIQDTGDIIFSGQARGSWEFLLHHFLVLWCFLYALYSQRYVGGAVVALLVEINSVTLHTRLLLKLAQAHATTLYTINKLLNLLTYVTFRLSTQFYITWYLLSNYSWLDHAACLLGTMFLMNTMILVYFYRLLRADVFPSRKAFTERMGTHSNGFSDFLKN; encoded by the exons atggaagGAACGTGGCTACCTCTGCACAGACACCCTGGCTTCTCCGTGGCAGCGTTCTCGCTCGCCTTCAGGGCCGTCGGCCACCTGCTACACGCCCTTGTACCGCTGCCCAAAGTGCTGGAGTGTGACCCGCGTCGCGCCTGGAAGTGGAGgaacctgtgtgtgtctctggccCACTCGCTGCTGACCGGGCCCTGGGCCGCCACCTGGTGGGTGAGACCACGGCCACTCTCATGCATGAGGACTTCTGGGGGTTTCAG TGTGGGTCTTTGGCCAGAGATGCTGAAGGACTTGTACTCCCACTCCACCCCAGTCTCATACCTGCTCATCTGCACCTCATCAG GGTACTTTAtacaagacacaggtgacatTATATTTTCTGGACAAGCCAGAGGATCATGGGAATTCTTGCTCCATCACTTCTTG gtgctgtggtgtttcctgtatgCACTCTACAGCCAGCGGTATGTGGGCGGAGCTGTCGTTGCGTTGCTAGTGGAGATCAATAGCGTGACGCTGCACACGCGACTACTGCTGAAGCTTGCGCAGGCACACgccaccaccctctacaccatcaACAAGCTCCTCAACCTGCTCACATACGTCACCTTCCGGCTGAGCACACAGTTCTACATCACCTGGTACCTCCTGAGTAACTACTCCTGGCTGGACCACGCCGCCTGCCTCCTGGGCACCATGTTCCTCATGAATACTATGATCCTTGTCTACTTCTACCGGCTGCTGAGGGCAGACGTCTTCCCCAGCAGGAAGGCCTTCACTGAGAGGATGGGAACGCACAGCAACGGTTTCTCCGACTTCCTTAAAAATTGA
- the LOC143499432 gene encoding TLC domain-containing protein 1-like isoform X2, whose product MEGTWLPLHRHPGFSVAAFSLAFRAVGHLLHALVPLPKVLECDPRRAWKWRNLCVSLAHSLLTGPWAATCVGLWPEMLKDLYSHSTPVSYLLICTSSGYFIQDTGDIIFSGQARGSWEFLLHHFLVLWCFLYALYSQRYVGGAVVALLVEINSVTLHTRLLLKLAQAHATTLYTINKLLNLLTYVTFRLSTQFYITWYLLSNYSWLDHAACLLGTMFLMNTMILVYFYRLLRADVFPSRKAFTERMGTHSNGFSDFLKN is encoded by the exons atggaagGAACGTGGCTACCTCTGCACAGACACCCTGGCTTCTCCGTGGCAGCGTTCTCGCTCGCCTTCAGGGCCGTCGGCCACCTGCTACACGCCCTTGTACCGCTGCCCAAAGTGCTGGAGTGTGACCCGCGTCGCGCCTGGAAGTGGAGgaacctgtgtgtgtctctggccCACTCGCTGCTGACCGGGCCCTGGGCCGCCACCTG TGTGGGTCTTTGGCCAGAGATGCTGAAGGACTTGTACTCCCACTCCACCCCAGTCTCATACCTGCTCATCTGCACCTCATCAG GGTACTTTAtacaagacacaggtgacatTATATTTTCTGGACAAGCCAGAGGATCATGGGAATTCTTGCTCCATCACTTCTTG gtgctgtggtgtttcctgtatgCACTCTACAGCCAGCGGTATGTGGGCGGAGCTGTCGTTGCGTTGCTAGTGGAGATCAATAGCGTGACGCTGCACACGCGACTACTGCTGAAGCTTGCGCAGGCACACgccaccaccctctacaccatcaACAAGCTCCTCAACCTGCTCACATACGTCACCTTCCGGCTGAGCACACAGTTCTACATCACCTGGTACCTCCTGAGTAACTACTCCTGGCTGGACCACGCCGCCTGCCTCCTGGGCACCATGTTCCTCATGAATACTATGATCCTTGTCTACTTCTACCGGCTGCTGAGGGCAGACGTCTTCCCCAGCAGGAAGGCCTTCACTGAGAGGATGGGAACGCACAGCAACGGTTTCTCCGACTTCCTTAAAAATTGA